In Drosophila takahashii strain IR98-3 E-12201 chromosome 4, DtakHiC1v2, whole genome shotgun sequence, one DNA window encodes the following:
- the LOC138913734 gene encoding uncharacterized protein: protein MDPGVNCSFTTQQGVATISLSCAQNKLSILPVYLNCNNWKQDFEDLYNWLLDYNGNNVMIVGDLNARIGEHQIETETGFLMASLINETRRACDKTADGNGLKLIELRIRMATLLS from the coding sequence ATGGACCCTGGAGTAAACTGCAGCTTTACAACACAACAAGGCGTAGCCACAATATCCTTGTCCTGCGCCCAAAACAAACTTTCCATACTGCCCGTATACCTGAACTGCAACAACTGGAAGCAAGATTTTGAGGACCTCTACAATTGGCTACTAGACTACAATGGAAACAACGTCATGATAGTGGGCGACTTGAATGCGAGGATAGGAGAGCATCAGATCGAAACGGAGACTGGATTCTTAATGGCGAGCTTAATCAACGAGACTCGAAGAGCCTGCGACAAAACAGCGGATGGAAATGGTCTTAAGCTAATAGAACTACGGATACGGATGGCAACTTTACTTTCGTAA
- the gw gene encoding protein Gawky isoform X1: MREALFSQDGWGCQHVNQDTNWEVPSSPEPTNKDAAGPPMWKPSINNGTDLWESNLRNGGQPTAQQVPKPSWGHTPSSNLGGTWGEDDDGADSSSVWTGGSGSNAGAGATVGVNQGGVNVGPGGVVSSGGPQWGQGVVGVGLGSTGGNGSSNLTGSTGVVAGGSGSSSNTGNGWGDPREIRPLAGGGSMDIRNVDHRGGNGSGGTSSDPRDIRMIDPRDPIRGDPRGISGRLNGTSEMWGHHPQMSHNQIQNINKMVGQSVAAASTNVGGASGPGIGPGGPGPGPGPVSSNIPTQWGPSQAVGVNVSGPKDISKQISGWEEPSPPPQRRSIPNYDDGTSLWGQQTRVPGASGHWKDMTDSIGRGGHLMRGQNQSGGIGIAGVGNSNVPVGANPNNPMNSVVGPQARLPSVGGVQHKQDGGAMWVHSNNVGGRNNVAAVSTWGDDTHNVNVGAPSGGGVSSNNWVDDKSNATLAQNSWSDAAPVGVGVGWGNKQGKLPATSASSGWSTGAGVGVVDGVDLGSEWNTHGGIIGKSQQQQKLAGLNVGMVNVINAEMIKQSKQYRILVENGFKKEDVERALVTANMNIEEAADMLRANSSLAMDGWRRHDESLGSYSDHTSSTSSGGFSGRYPVSSGQPSMSFPHNNLMNNMGGTAVTGGGNNNANMTALQVQKYLNQGQHSVAVGPQNVGNTSAVSVGFGQNTSNAAVAAAASANIAANTNNQPSGQQIRMLGQQIQLAIHSGFISSQILTQPLTQTTLNLLNQLLSNIKHLQAAQQSLARGGNANPMAVNVAISKYKQQIQNLQNQINAQQAVYVKQQNMQPTSQQQQQQQPQQQQHPSVHLNNSGNDYLRGHDAINNLQSNFSELNINKPSGYQGASNQQSRLNQWKLPVLDKDINSDSTEFSRAPGATKQNLTSNSSNISSLGLQNDGTWSTGRNIGDGWPDPSSDNENKDWSVAQPTSAATAYTDLVQEFEPGKPWKGSQIKSIEDDPSITPGSVARSPLSINSTPKDADIFANTGKNSPTDLPPLSLSSSTWSFNPNQNFPSWSDNSQQCAATSELWTSPLNKSSSRGPPPGLTANSNKSGNGGNSSTSTPSTITGGSNGWLQARSGGVQTTNTTWTGGNTSWGSSWLLLKNLTAQIDGPTLRTLCMQHGPLVSFHLYLNQGIALCKYTTREEANKAQMALNNCVLANTTIFAESPSENEVQNIMQHLPQATSSASSSGTSAGNGGGVGTPSNSGASSSGASLSGNSSNGNGNGNGNSSVSGGGSGNNGNSSGNSSGSGGSNPNTSAANSNLLGSSGGSATNSSGGTASSGTGSVVSGSASGNAINGGPGSANSAGAKTSASNVTIAGGQSSASSLTNSSNSTWRQTSQNQALQGQNRPSGREADFDYISLVYSIVDD, from the exons ATGCGCGAAGCGCTTTTTTCCCAAGATGGCTGGGGCTGTCAGCATGTCAACCAGGACACCAATTGGGAAGTCCCCAGTTCGCCAGAACCAACCAATAAGGATGCGGCCGGACCTCCAATGTGGAAGCCGAGCATTAACAACGGCACTGATCTTTGGGAGTCCAATTTGAGAAACGGTGGGCAGCCGACCGCTCAGCAAGTTCCAAAGCCGTCGTGGGGTCACACCCCATCCTCCAATTTAGGCGGAACGTGGGGAGAGGACGATGATGGGGCCGACAGCAGTAGTGTGTGGACTGGAGGATCGGGCAGCAACGCCGGGGCTGGAGCGACAGTGGGAGTGAACCAAGGCGGAGTTAATGTCGGGCCAGGTGGTGTAGTTTCATCTGGAGGCCCTCAGTGGGGTCAAGGTGTGGTTGGAGTTGGACTTGGATCAACTG gAGGTAACGGATCAAGCAATTTAACCGGATCGACTGGAGTCGTCGCGGGAGGCAGCGGAAGCTCCAGCAATACTGGCAACGGTTGGGGAGACCCTCGTGAAATTCGTCCTTTGGCTGGAGGCGGTTCTATGGACATTCGAAATGTTGATCATCGCGGCGGTAATGGCTCTGGGGGAACTTCGAGCGATCCGCGCGACATCCGAATGATCGATCCGCGGGATCCCATTCGCGGAGACCCTCGTGGGATATCCGGTCGTCTTAATGGGACGTCGGAAATGTGGGGACATCATCCGCAAATGTCTCACAACCAGATACAAAACATCAACAAAATGGTTGGCCAAAGTGTGGCAGCCGCGAGTACGAATGTTGGAGGAGCATCAGGTCCGGGCATTGGTCCTGGGGGTCCTGGTCCTGGCCCTGGTCCTGTGTCGAGCAATATCCCAACACAGTGGGGGCCATCCCAAGCGGTGGGCGTCAACGTAAGTGGCCCCAAAGACATATCGAAGCAGATCAGTGGGTGGGAAGAGCCGTCGCCACCTCCTCAGAGACGCAGTATTCCTAATTACGACGATGGCACATCGTTGTGGGGTCAGCAAACTCGTGTTCCTGGTGCAAGCGGTCACTGGAAGGACATGACTGATTCAATCGGTCGTGGTGGCCATCTGATGCGTGGTCAAAACCAGTCGGGTGGCATCGGCATCGCTGGAGTTGGCAATAGCAATGTTCCAGTGGGAGCCAACCCCAACAATCCCATGAACAGTGTAGTTGGACCCCAGGCTCGCCTACCGTCTGTGGGGGGCGTGCAGCATAAGCAGGATGGAGGAGCCATGTGGGTGCACTCGAACAATGTTGGCGGCAGGAACAATGTAGCCGCTGTGAGCACTTGGGGAGATGACACTCACAACGTTAATGTCGGCGCCCCCAGCGGTGGAGGTGTTTCCAGCAATAATTGGGTGGACGACAAATCCAACGCTACACTGGCACAAAATTCCTGGAGCGACGCAGCCCCAGTTGGAGTTGGAGTTGGTTGGGGTAATAAGCAAGGCAAACTGCCCGCCACTAGTGCCTCCTCTGGTTGGAGCACTGGGGCAGGTGTCGGCGTGGTAGATGGCGTTGACCTGGGATCTGAATGGAACACGCACGGAGGGATCATCGGAAAATCtcagcaacagcaaaaactGGCGGGACTCAATGTGGGAATGGTGAACGTTATTAACGCAGAGATGATTAAGCAGAGCAAGCAATATCGGATTCTTGTCGAGAACGGATTCAAAAAGGAGGATGTGGAGCGCGCATTAGTAACTGCCAATATGAACATCGAAGAAGCAGCCGATATGTTGCGGGCCAACTCATCTCTGGCAATGGATGGTTGGCGTCGACACGACGAGTCCCTTGGCTCATATTCCGACCACACGAGTTCAACGAGCAGCGGGGGCTTTTCTGGTCGTTATCCAGTTAGCAGTGGACAGCCTTCGATGTCTTTTCCTCAT AATAACCTTATGAATAATATGGGTGGCACTGCAGTTACTGGAGGTGGAAACAACAATGCAAACATGACAGCTTTGCAAGTGCAAAAGTATTTGAATCAAGGCCAACATAGCGTTGCTGTAGGACCGCAAAACGTTGGCAACACATCCGCCGTATCCGTCGGATTTGGTCAAAACACATCAAACgcagcagtggcagcagcGGCCTCTGCAAATATAGCAGCAAATACAAACAATCAACCATCGGGCCAACAAATTCGCATGCTTGGCCAGCAGATTCAGTTGGCCATTCATAGTGGTTTCATATCTAGTCAGATATTGACCCAACCGCTGACACAAACTACCCTTAATCTGTTAAATCAACTTCTTAGCAATATTAAG CACCTCCAAGCAGCTCAGCAATCTCTTGCTCGCGGGGGAAACGCTAATCCAATGGCAGTGAATGTGGCTATATCTAAATACAAACAGCAAATTCAGAATTTACAGAACCAAATAAATGCACAACAGGCTGTATATGTGAAACAGCAGAATATGCAACCCACttcgcaacagcagcaacaacagcagccccagcaacagcaacatcccTCTGTACATTTAAATAACTCAGGCAACGACTATTTAAGAGGTCACGatgcaataaataatttgcaaaGCAATTTTTCTGAGCTCAATATTAATAAG CCAAGTGGATATCAAGGAGCGTCCAATCAACAATCCCGATTAAATCAGTGGAAGCTTCCAGTATTAGACAAGGACATCAATTCTGACAGCACGGAATTTTCCCGTGCACCAGGTGCaaccaaacaaaatttaaCGAGCAACTCAAGCAACATAAGCTCTTTGGGACTACAAAACGATGG TACATGGTCAACAGGACGCAACATTGGGGACGGTTGGCCTGATCCATCATCTGATAACGAGAATAAAGACTGGTCAGTTGCTCAGCCAACTTCAGCAGCAACTGCTTACACGGACCTGGTCCAAGAGTTCGAGCCAGGCAAGCCATGGAAG GGTTCTCAGATCAAAAGCATAGAAGACGATCCCAGTATTACTCCTGGAAGCGTTGCTAGATCTCCACTATCCATTAATTCGACGCCAAAAGATGCTGATATATTTGCCAATACCGGCAAAAACTCACCGACTGATTTGCCGCCACTAAGTTTATCATCGTCTACTTGGAGTTTTAATCCCAACCAAAACTTTCCGAG TTGGTCTGACAACAGTCAGCAATGTGCCGCCACATCTGAGCTTTGGACAAGCCCCCTGAATAAGTCGTCATCTCGAGGTCCCCCGCCAGGATTGACTGCCAATTCAAATAAATCTGGTAACGGAGGAAATAGTAGTACCTCAACACCATCTACTATAACCGGCGGTTCTAATGGATGGCTACAGGCCCGAAGTGGCGGTGTTCaaacaacaaatacaacatgGACGGGTGGTAATACTTCTTGGGGCTCCAGTTGGTTGCTACTTAAAAATCTAACAGCTCAG ATTGATGGTCCTACTTTACGTACATTGTGTATGCAGCATGGCCCCCTTGTTAGCTTTCACCTATATTTGAACCAAGGAATTGCCTTATGTAAATATACAACTCGAGAGGAGGCGAACAAAGCGCAAATGGCGTTAAACAACTGTGTTCTCGCCAACACCACAATATTTGCTGAATCTCCGAGCGAGAACGAGGTGCAAAACATAATGCAGCACTTGCCACAAGCAACTTCCTCTGCAAGCTCTAGTGGAACTAGTGCTGGTAACGGTGGAGGCGTTGGCACTCCATCCAATAGTGGGGCCAGTAGCTCAGGAGCTAGTCTATCCGGAAACAGTagcaacggcaacggcaacggTAACGGAAACAGCAGCGTCAGTGGTGGCGGCAGCGGCAATAATGGCAATAGCAGTGGTAACAGCAgtggcagcggcggcagcaatCCAAACACCAGTGCTGCAAACTCGAATCTACTTGGATCTAGTGGAGGGTCTGCTACAAATTCGTCCGGTGGTACTGCTAGCTCTGGTACAGGTTCCGTAGTAAGTGGTTCAGCGAGTGGCAATGCCATAAATGGTGGGCCAGGATCTGCTAACAGTGCTGGCGCCAAGACTAGTGCAAGCAATGTAACAATAGCTGGTGGTCAATCTAGCGCTTCAAGCCTAACTAATAGCAGCAACTCAACATGGCGTCAAACTAGCCAAAACCAAGCTCTTCAGGGTCAAAACAGGCCATCAGGCAGAGAAGCTGACTTTGATTATATATCTCTCGTTTATTCCATTGTTGATGATTAA
- the gw gene encoding protein Gawky isoform X2 codes for MREALFSQDGWGCQHVNQDTNWEVPSSPEPTNKDAAGPPMWKPSINNGTDLWESNLRNGGQPTAQQVPKPSWGHTPSSNLGGTWGEDDDGADSSSVWTGGSGSNAGAGATVGVNQGGVNVGPGGVVSSGGPQWGQGVVGVGLGSTGGNGSSNLTGSTGVVAGGSGSSSNTGNGWGDPREIRPLAGGGSMDIRNVDHRGGNGSGGTSSDPRDIRMIDPRDPIRGDPRGISGRLNGTSEMWGHHPQMSHNQIQNINKMVGQSVAAASTNVGGASGPGIGPGGPGPGPGPVSSNIPTQWGPSQAVGVNVSGPKDISKQISGWEEPSPPPQRRSIPNYDDGTSLWGQQTRVPGASGHWKDMTDSIGRGGHLMRGQNQSGGIGIAGVGNSNVPVGANPNNPMNSVVGPQARLPSVGGVQHKQDGGAMWVHSNNVGGRNNVAAVSTWGDDTHNVNVGAPSGGGVSSNNWVDDKSNATLAQNSWSDAAPVGVGVGWGNKQGKLPATSASSGWSTGAGVGVVDGVDLGSEWNTHGGIIGKSQQQQKLAGLNVGMVNVINAEMIKQSKQYRILVENGFKKEDVERALVTANMNIEEAADMLRANSSLAMDGWRRHDESLGSYSDHTSSTSSGGFSGRYPVSSGQPSMSFPHNNLMNNMGGTAVTGGGNNNANMTALQVQKYLNQGQHSVAVGPQNVGNTSAVSVGFGQNTSNAAVAAAASANIAANTNNQPSGQQIRMLGQQIQLAIHSGFISSQILTQPLTQTTLNLLNQLLSNIKHLQAAQQSLARGGNANPMAVNVAISKYKQQIQNLQNQINAQQAVYVKQQNMQPTSQQQQQQQPQQQQHPSVHLNNSGNDYLRGHDAINNLQSNFSELNINKPSGYQGASNQQSRLNQWKLPVLDKDINSDSTEFSRAPGATKQNLTSNSSNISSLGLQNDGTWSTGRNIGDGWPDPSSDNENKDWSVAQPTSAATAYTDLVQEFEPGKPWKIKSIEDDPSITPGSVARSPLSINSTPKDADIFANTGKNSPTDLPPLSLSSSTWSFNPNQNFPSWSDNSQQCAATSELWTSPLNKSSSRGPPPGLTANSNKSGNGGNSSTSTPSTITGGSNGWLQARSGGVQTTNTTWTGGNTSWGSSWLLLKNLTAQIDGPTLRTLCMQHGPLVSFHLYLNQGIALCKYTTREEANKAQMALNNCVLANTTIFAESPSENEVQNIMQHLPQATSSASSSGTSAGNGGGVGTPSNSGASSSGASLSGNSSNGNGNGNGNSSVSGGGSGNNGNSSGNSSGSGGSNPNTSAANSNLLGSSGGSATNSSGGTASSGTGSVVSGSASGNAINGGPGSANSAGAKTSASNVTIAGGQSSASSLTNSSNSTWRQTSQNQALQGQNRPSGREADFDYISLVYSIVDD; via the exons ATGCGCGAAGCGCTTTTTTCCCAAGATGGCTGGGGCTGTCAGCATGTCAACCAGGACACCAATTGGGAAGTCCCCAGTTCGCCAGAACCAACCAATAAGGATGCGGCCGGACCTCCAATGTGGAAGCCGAGCATTAACAACGGCACTGATCTTTGGGAGTCCAATTTGAGAAACGGTGGGCAGCCGACCGCTCAGCAAGTTCCAAAGCCGTCGTGGGGTCACACCCCATCCTCCAATTTAGGCGGAACGTGGGGAGAGGACGATGATGGGGCCGACAGCAGTAGTGTGTGGACTGGAGGATCGGGCAGCAACGCCGGGGCTGGAGCGACAGTGGGAGTGAACCAAGGCGGAGTTAATGTCGGGCCAGGTGGTGTAGTTTCATCTGGAGGCCCTCAGTGGGGTCAAGGTGTGGTTGGAGTTGGACTTGGATCAACTG gAGGTAACGGATCAAGCAATTTAACCGGATCGACTGGAGTCGTCGCGGGAGGCAGCGGAAGCTCCAGCAATACTGGCAACGGTTGGGGAGACCCTCGTGAAATTCGTCCTTTGGCTGGAGGCGGTTCTATGGACATTCGAAATGTTGATCATCGCGGCGGTAATGGCTCTGGGGGAACTTCGAGCGATCCGCGCGACATCCGAATGATCGATCCGCGGGATCCCATTCGCGGAGACCCTCGTGGGATATCCGGTCGTCTTAATGGGACGTCGGAAATGTGGGGACATCATCCGCAAATGTCTCACAACCAGATACAAAACATCAACAAAATGGTTGGCCAAAGTGTGGCAGCCGCGAGTACGAATGTTGGAGGAGCATCAGGTCCGGGCATTGGTCCTGGGGGTCCTGGTCCTGGCCCTGGTCCTGTGTCGAGCAATATCCCAACACAGTGGGGGCCATCCCAAGCGGTGGGCGTCAACGTAAGTGGCCCCAAAGACATATCGAAGCAGATCAGTGGGTGGGAAGAGCCGTCGCCACCTCCTCAGAGACGCAGTATTCCTAATTACGACGATGGCACATCGTTGTGGGGTCAGCAAACTCGTGTTCCTGGTGCAAGCGGTCACTGGAAGGACATGACTGATTCAATCGGTCGTGGTGGCCATCTGATGCGTGGTCAAAACCAGTCGGGTGGCATCGGCATCGCTGGAGTTGGCAATAGCAATGTTCCAGTGGGAGCCAACCCCAACAATCCCATGAACAGTGTAGTTGGACCCCAGGCTCGCCTACCGTCTGTGGGGGGCGTGCAGCATAAGCAGGATGGAGGAGCCATGTGGGTGCACTCGAACAATGTTGGCGGCAGGAACAATGTAGCCGCTGTGAGCACTTGGGGAGATGACACTCACAACGTTAATGTCGGCGCCCCCAGCGGTGGAGGTGTTTCCAGCAATAATTGGGTGGACGACAAATCCAACGCTACACTGGCACAAAATTCCTGGAGCGACGCAGCCCCAGTTGGAGTTGGAGTTGGTTGGGGTAATAAGCAAGGCAAACTGCCCGCCACTAGTGCCTCCTCTGGTTGGAGCACTGGGGCAGGTGTCGGCGTGGTAGATGGCGTTGACCTGGGATCTGAATGGAACACGCACGGAGGGATCATCGGAAAATCtcagcaacagcaaaaactGGCGGGACTCAATGTGGGAATGGTGAACGTTATTAACGCAGAGATGATTAAGCAGAGCAAGCAATATCGGATTCTTGTCGAGAACGGATTCAAAAAGGAGGATGTGGAGCGCGCATTAGTAACTGCCAATATGAACATCGAAGAAGCAGCCGATATGTTGCGGGCCAACTCATCTCTGGCAATGGATGGTTGGCGTCGACACGACGAGTCCCTTGGCTCATATTCCGACCACACGAGTTCAACGAGCAGCGGGGGCTTTTCTGGTCGTTATCCAGTTAGCAGTGGACAGCCTTCGATGTCTTTTCCTCAT AATAACCTTATGAATAATATGGGTGGCACTGCAGTTACTGGAGGTGGAAACAACAATGCAAACATGACAGCTTTGCAAGTGCAAAAGTATTTGAATCAAGGCCAACATAGCGTTGCTGTAGGACCGCAAAACGTTGGCAACACATCCGCCGTATCCGTCGGATTTGGTCAAAACACATCAAACgcagcagtggcagcagcGGCCTCTGCAAATATAGCAGCAAATACAAACAATCAACCATCGGGCCAACAAATTCGCATGCTTGGCCAGCAGATTCAGTTGGCCATTCATAGTGGTTTCATATCTAGTCAGATATTGACCCAACCGCTGACACAAACTACCCTTAATCTGTTAAATCAACTTCTTAGCAATATTAAG CACCTCCAAGCAGCTCAGCAATCTCTTGCTCGCGGGGGAAACGCTAATCCAATGGCAGTGAATGTGGCTATATCTAAATACAAACAGCAAATTCAGAATTTACAGAACCAAATAAATGCACAACAGGCTGTATATGTGAAACAGCAGAATATGCAACCCACttcgcaacagcagcaacaacagcagccccagcaacagcaacatcccTCTGTACATTTAAATAACTCAGGCAACGACTATTTAAGAGGTCACGatgcaataaataatttgcaaaGCAATTTTTCTGAGCTCAATATTAATAAG CCAAGTGGATATCAAGGAGCGTCCAATCAACAATCCCGATTAAATCAGTGGAAGCTTCCAGTATTAGACAAGGACATCAATTCTGACAGCACGGAATTTTCCCGTGCACCAGGTGCaaccaaacaaaatttaaCGAGCAACTCAAGCAACATAAGCTCTTTGGGACTACAAAACGATGG TACATGGTCAACAGGACGCAACATTGGGGACGGTTGGCCTGATCCATCATCTGATAACGAGAATAAAGACTGGTCAGTTGCTCAGCCAACTTCAGCAGCAACTGCTTACACGGACCTGGTCCAAGAGTTCGAGCCAGGCAAGCCATGGAAG ATCAAAAGCATAGAAGACGATCCCAGTATTACTCCTGGAAGCGTTGCTAGATCTCCACTATCCATTAATTCGACGCCAAAAGATGCTGATATATTTGCCAATACCGGCAAAAACTCACCGACTGATTTGCCGCCACTAAGTTTATCATCGTCTACTTGGAGTTTTAATCCCAACCAAAACTTTCCGAG TTGGTCTGACAACAGTCAGCAATGTGCCGCCACATCTGAGCTTTGGACAAGCCCCCTGAATAAGTCGTCATCTCGAGGTCCCCCGCCAGGATTGACTGCCAATTCAAATAAATCTGGTAACGGAGGAAATAGTAGTACCTCAACACCATCTACTATAACCGGCGGTTCTAATGGATGGCTACAGGCCCGAAGTGGCGGTGTTCaaacaacaaatacaacatgGACGGGTGGTAATACTTCTTGGGGCTCCAGTTGGTTGCTACTTAAAAATCTAACAGCTCAG ATTGATGGTCCTACTTTACGTACATTGTGTATGCAGCATGGCCCCCTTGTTAGCTTTCACCTATATTTGAACCAAGGAATTGCCTTATGTAAATATACAACTCGAGAGGAGGCGAACAAAGCGCAAATGGCGTTAAACAACTGTGTTCTCGCCAACACCACAATATTTGCTGAATCTCCGAGCGAGAACGAGGTGCAAAACATAATGCAGCACTTGCCACAAGCAACTTCCTCTGCAAGCTCTAGTGGAACTAGTGCTGGTAACGGTGGAGGCGTTGGCACTCCATCCAATAGTGGGGCCAGTAGCTCAGGAGCTAGTCTATCCGGAAACAGTagcaacggcaacggcaacggTAACGGAAACAGCAGCGTCAGTGGTGGCGGCAGCGGCAATAATGGCAATAGCAGTGGTAACAGCAgtggcagcggcggcagcaatCCAAACACCAGTGCTGCAAACTCGAATCTACTTGGATCTAGTGGAGGGTCTGCTACAAATTCGTCCGGTGGTACTGCTAGCTCTGGTACAGGTTCCGTAGTAAGTGGTTCAGCGAGTGGCAATGCCATAAATGGTGGGCCAGGATCTGCTAACAGTGCTGGCGCCAAGACTAGTGCAAGCAATGTAACAATAGCTGGTGGTCAATCTAGCGCTTCAAGCCTAACTAATAGCAGCAACTCAACATGGCGTCAAACTAGCCAAAACCAAGCTCTTCAGGGTCAAAACAGGCCATCAGGCAGAGAAGCTGACTTTGATTATATATCTCTCGTTTATTCCATTGTTGATGATTAA
- the LOC108069508 gene encoding uncharacterized protein: protein MATREGIQSYFSQLNSLSEKIMRDVNEVKSSYSRDAWLALSLNQQEKILNNHLINAEIYKYYNMTESNCLAREAQLKTDILNNDYHQFAYRDEVYSYNGQDLHTYIYQNVGLKILHDENTRECRDEHSYPFSYRTKSQINIPLKECDDVSAVRSPMDVSKPLYLKLRTKVLNNIKSPNHQIIVNTKTDVSQSKKEICKQKNDQKSHCVYKNEECFDSDEKLQLLYTFGSKSSMSNDFSDYENEFKDLRQDENAKLLETELQIPKGFDFLSNW, encoded by the coding sequence ATGGCAACACGTGAAGGAATCCAGTCATACTTCTCACAGCTTAATTCCCTATCTGAAAAGATTATGCGCGACGTAAATGAAGTAAAATCTTCATACAGTCGAGATGCCTGGCTTGCGTTGTCTTTAAATCAacaggaaaaaatattgaacaaTCATTTAATAAATGCGGAAATATATAAGTACTATAATATGACTGAATCCAACTGTTTGGCACGAGAAGCTCAGTTAAAAAcagacattttaaataatgattatcaCCAATTTGCTTATAGAGACGAAGTATATTCATATAACGGGCAAGATTTGCACACATACATTTATCAAAATGttggattaaaaatattacatgaCGAAAATACCAGAGAATGTCGCGATGAACATTCATACCCATTTAGTTATCGAACCAAATCCCAAATAAACATACCATTAAAAGAATGTGATGATGTCTCTGCTGTCAGATCGCCCATGGATGTATCGAAACCtctctatttaaaattaaggacaaaagttttaaataacataaaatcACCAAATCACCAAATTATTGTCAATACTAAGACCGACGTTAGTCaaagtaaaaaagaaatttgtaaGCAAAAAAATGACCAAAAAAGCCACTGTGTTTATAAGAACGAAGAATGTTTCGACTCTGATGAAAAATTGCAACTGCTTTATACTTTTGGATCAAAAAGCAGCATGTCAAACGATTTTTCTGATtatgaaaatgaatttaaagatTTACGTCAAGACGAAAATGCAAAGCTTTTAGAAACAGAACTGCAAATCCCTAAGGGTTTTGATTTTCTCAGTAATTGGTAA